ATTGCAGCTTTCGAAGCCTTCCATAAGCGTAGAGAGTGGTTTGAAGAATGGTGGAGTAGCGGGCAGAAGAAGATCGTGGTTAAAGCTAGCGGGGAGGAGGAACTAGTTAAAAGATACAGGGAGGCTGTTTCAAGAGGGCTACCGGCTTCAATTGTAAGGGATGCTGGGCTCACAGAGGTGCCACCTGGAACACTGACAGCCATCGCTATAGGTCCAGCACCAGATAGAGATGTAGATGCTTTAACAGGCGACTTAAAGCTTCTCTGAAACCATGGTTTCAGCGTGTGAGAGTTGACTAGGGTAGTCTACCCTCACCCACTAGACTATACTGCAGGCATGAAGTACTCTCTCACGAGACTCAAAGTTGACTACGAGTACAAGCCGGGCCCGGAGAACTTTGCAGTGCGCGAGGTAGTTGATCACGCTCTTATCTCGAGGAGCGCAGAGCAGGCTGGTAGAGACAGCTATATTGTCATAAGGGTCGTGAAGAAGGGTGTTGATACTCTAGAAGCACTGAGAGTACTATCAAGAAGGCTGGGCCTCCCCCCTGAAAACATATACTTCCATGGATTGAAAGACAAAAATGCTACAACCACCTCATATTTCTACGTGAGAAGGCTGCTTATAGACGAGAAGATACTACCATTCGAGGAAGGTAATGTTTCATTCAGAGTTGAAGGCTACCTTGAAGCAAAGCAGAAAGGGCTGCTTAAAGGCAATGAGTTCGAGGTCACATTAAAGGATGTTAAAAACA
This window of the Desulfurococcus sp. genome carries:
- the pth2 gene encoding peptidyl-tRNA hydrolase Pth2, producing the protein MKQVIVVRSDLEISKGKIAVQVAHASVIAAFEAFHKRREWFEEWWSSGQKKIVVKASGEEELVKRYREAVSRGLPASIVRDAGLTEVPPGTLTAIAIGPAPDRDVDALTGDLKLL